A window of Catharus ustulatus isolate bCatUst1 chromosome 25, bCatUst1.pri.v2, whole genome shotgun sequence contains these coding sequences:
- the LOC117007083 gene encoding LOW QUALITY PROTEIN: flocculation protein FLO11-like (The sequence of the model RefSeq protein was modified relative to this genomic sequence to represent the inferred CDS: inserted 2 bases in 1 codon) encodes MSWLPWSSWLLWLLGGCWGAPPDLCPAHTGLFQEMVQSQCHFINGTDRGRFVERNISNREQFLHLGSHVGLXSGDTSFGDKVARYWNSDPQWMEHRRAALDRHCRHNSELSSPFLVERRGERGAERVPSGPALGMTLEPLKTSLGITRDTSALPVPIPGASCPLIPSDSGGSPSPSQSLPVSSQSFPVSPESLPISLSSQPFHSQSHPSPNSTPGPPPSFPLPCQCPSKSLLSLPVNPQSLPVFSKSFSAQSQISTLSPIAPTHSTLSKCSSTLSNFVPNPSECCTSPLSLGNRSVATTCPKSSCWPWNPLSWILAG; translated from the exons GGTTGCCCTGGAGCTCTTGGCTACTGTGGCTgctggggggctgctggggggcaCCCCCGGACctgtgccctgcacacacagggctgtTCCAGGAGATGGTTCAGTCCCAGTGTCACTTCATTAACGGCACCGACCGCGGGAGGTTCGTGGAGAGGAACATCTCCAACCGGGAGCAGTTCCTGCACTTGGGCAGCCATGTGGGGCT TAGTGGGGACACCTCCTTTGGGGACAAGGTTGCCAGGTACTGGAACAGCGACCCGCAATGGATGGAGCACAGACGGGCTGCGCTGGACAGGCACTGCCGGCACAACTCCGAGTTGTCCAGCCCGTTCCTCGTGGAGCGCAGAGGTGAGCGTGGGGCAGAGCGTGTCCCCTCgggccctgccctgggaatgaCCCTGGAGCCCCTCAAAACCTCCCTGGGAATCACCCGAGACACCTCAGCCCttcctgtgcccatccctggagcctCCTGCCCCCTCATCCCAAGTGACTCCGGTggctctcccagtccatcccagtctctcccagtgtCCTCACAGTccttcccagtgtcaccagagTCCCTCCCAATTTCTCTCAGTTCACAGCCATTccactcccagtcccatcccagtcctaACTCCACTCCCGGGCCTCCACCCTCTTTTCCACTGCCATGCCAGTGCCCCTCCAAatctctgctttctctcccAGTGaacccccagtccctcccagtctttTCCAAGTCCTTTTCAGCCCAGTCCCAAATTTCCACCCTCTCTCCCATTGCCCCAACCCACTCCACTCTCTCCAAATGTTCCTCCACTCTCTCCAATTTCGTTCCTAATCCTTCTGAATGCTGCACCAGCCCTCTCTCATTGGGGAACAGGTCAGTGGCCACCACATGCCCCAaaagctcctgctggccctggaaCCCCCTCAGCTGGATCTTGGCAGGGTAG